One Phaseolus vulgaris cultivar G19833 chromosome 11, P. vulgaris v2.0, whole genome shotgun sequence genomic window carries:
- the LOC137825664 gene encoding E3 ubiquitin-protein ligase BIG BROTHER-like, protein MSWNPHMDVHYNSISYPYNTAGSFIEYFEGLTYEHVNFIFSGASHAQESSYPSNSSFYKFGLSEPDNSSYYRYSHGYEVNHHEPLVDEYRRPSENSLTMNEQTAAVSTEWVEGGNTDTRDNSIECPRRHHSNSSDYQVIWQDNIDPDNMTYEELLELGEAVGTQSRGLTHEQISSLPVSKFKCGFFLRKKSRGERCVICQMEYKRGDKRITLPCKHLYHASCGNRWLSINKACPICYTEVFADKSKHK, encoded by the exons ATGAGTTGGAACCCACACATGGATGTCCATTACAATAGCATTAGCTATCCCTATAATACAGCAGGAAGCTTTATCGAATATTTTGAAGGTCTTACCTATGAACATGTCAACTTCATTTTTTCTGGTGCATCACATGCTCAG GAGAGTTCATACCCTTCAAATTCAAGCTTTTACAAGTTTGGACTATCTGAACCTGATAATTCATCGTACTATCGTTACAGTCATGGTTATGAGGTAAATCATCACGAACCACTGGTGGATGAGTATAGGAGACCTTCAGAGAACTCATTGACAATGAATGAACAGACAGCAGCAGTAAGCACAGAATGGGTTGAAGGCGGAAACACTGACACACGAGACAATTCTATTGAAT GTCCTCGAAGACATCATAGTAATTCAAGCGATTATCAG GTCATTTGGCAAGACAATATTGATCCCGACAACATGACCTATGAG GAACTACTTGAATTAGGTGAAGCTGTTGGAACTCAGAGCCGCGGTCTCACCCATGAACAGATCTCCTCACTCCCAGTGTCGAAGTTCAAATGTGGGTTCTTCTTGAGGAAGAAGTCACGGGGTGAGAG ATGTGTGATTTGCCAGATGGAATATAAAAGAGGGGACAAGCGTATCACCTTGCCATGTAAACATCTTTATCATGCTAGTTGTGGTAACAGGTGGCTTAGCATCAATAAG GCATGCCCAATATGTTACACAGAAGTGTTTGCCGACAAGTCAAAGCACAAATAA
- the LOC137822684 gene encoding extensin-like → MENSGEKRHLPPLIYALLFCIVSTIAAADNYPYYGGQPYYNPYQPKYPPYEYKPPPYEYKPPPYNYKPPPYEYKPPSYNYKPPPYEYKPPPYNYKPPPYEYKPPPYEYKPPPYEYKPPPYNYKPPPYEYKPPSYGYKPPYNSYSPPPYEYKPPSYGYKPPYNSYSPPPYEYKPPSYGYKPPSYGYKPPLSPPYK, encoded by the coding sequence ATGGAAAACTCAGGTGAGAAGAGGCACTTGCCTCCACTTATCTATGCTCTGTTGTTTTGCATAGTTTCTACCATCGCTGCTGCTGACAACTATCCTTACTATGGAGGCCAACCATACTACAATCCTTATCAACCCAAATACCCTCCATATGAATACAAGCCACCACCATATGAATACAAGCCACCACCATATAACTACAAACCTCCTCCATATGAATACAAGCCACCATCATATAACTACAAACCTCCTCCATATGAATACAAGCCACCACCATATAACTACAAACCTCCTCCATATGAATACAAGCCACCACCATATGAATACAAGCCTCCTCCATATGAATACAAGCCACCACCATATAACTACAAACCTCCTCCATATGAATACAAGCCACCATCATATGGTTATAAACCTCCATACAACAGCTATTCACCTCCTCCGTACGAGTACAAGCCACCATCATATGGTTATAAACCTCCATACAACAGCTATTCCCCTCCTCCCTACGAATACAAGCCACCATCATATGGCTATAAACCTCCTTCATATGGATACAAGCCACCACTATCTCCTCCATATAAGTAG
- the LOC137810412 gene encoding extensin-3-like yields MESSGEARHLPPLIYALLFCIISSIAAADNHPYYGGQPYSNPYQTSPPYYYKPPPYQPKYPPYEYKSPPPYQPKYPPYEYKSPPPYEPKYPPYYEPKYPPYKSPPYEPKYVYKSPPPPPYVYKSPPPPPYVYKSPPPPPYVYKSPPPPPYVYKSPPPPPYLYKSPPPPPYVYKSPPPPPYIYKSPPYYYKPPPYEYKPPPYNYKPPPYEYKPPPYNYKPPPYEYKPPPYNYKPPYNNYSPPPYEYKPPPYVYKPPYNNYSPPPYEYKPPPYVYKPPYNNYSPPPYEYKPPPYVYKPPYNNYSPPPYEYKPPPYVYKPPYNNYSPPPYGYKPPSSPPYK; encoded by the coding sequence ATGGAAAGCTCAGGTGAGGCGAGGCACTTGCCTCCACTCATCTATGCTCTGCTGTTCTGCATAATTTCTAGCATTGCTGCTGCTGATAACCATCCTTACTATGGAGGCCAACCATACTCTAATCCATATCAAACATCACCTCCCTACTATTACAAACCACCTCCTTATCAACCCAAATACCCTCCATATGAGTACAAATCTCCACCTCCTTATCAACCCAAATACCCTCCATATGAATACAAATCTCCACCTCCTTATGAACCCAAATACCCTCCATATTATGAACCAAAATACCCTCCTTACAAATCACCTCCTTATGAACCCAAATATGTCTACAAATCACCTCCACCACCTCCTTATGTCTACAAATCACCCCCACCACCTCCTTATGTCTACAAATCGCCTCCACCACCTCCTTATGTCTACAAATCGCCTCCACCACCTCCTTATGTCTACAAATCACCTCCACCACCTCCTTATCTCTACAAATCACCTCCACCACCTCCTTATGTCTACAAATCACCTCCACCACCACCATACATTTATAAGTCTCCTCCATATTACTACAAACCTCCTCCATATGAATACAAGCCACCACCATATAACTACAAACCTCCTCCATATGAATACAAGCCACCACCATATAACTACAAACCTCCTCCATATGAATACAAGCCACCACCATATAACTACAAACCTCCATACAACAACTACTCCCCTCCTCCATATGAATACAAGCCACCACCATATGTTTATAAACCTCCATACAACAACTATTCACCTCCTCCGTACGAGTACAAGCCACCACCATATGTTTACAAACCTCCATACAACAACTATTCCCCTCCTCCGTACGAATACAAGCCACCACCATATGTTTACAAACCTCCATACAACAACTATTCCCCTCCTCCGTACGAATACAAGCCACCACCATATGTTTATAAACCTCCATACAACAACTATTCACCTCCTCCATATGGATACAAGCCACCATCATCTCCTCCATATAAGTAA